From the Candidatus Thermoplasmatota archaeon genome, the window TGGTTATCAGTTATCGTCGCCTCATACGTGTAACTGTTTGGCAGAGCAGCGAAAGATTGACCATATTTATTTATTGATATCTCTGGCGGCTCTTTGTCTATCATTGTTACGTTTTTTCTAGCTGTCTGGACTATATTACCTGATGTATCGTTTGCTATGAAATAATAACTCATTTTGCTAAGGGTTTTATCTAGTGTTACATCTAAAACAAAATAGTTACCATTTGTGTTTTTTAGAACCTGTGTGCCACCAAGAGTCCCATGGTTCCAACAAACCTTAACTGTGAGATTTGATGGATCATCGCTATCGTCTTTTACAGACGCATTAAAAGTGTATTTATTACCTGGTGAGCCTGTAGTTGGGGATTTATCTGTTACAGTTGGTGGTGTTCCTTCTATTATCTCAAAATATTCTTGGGAGGTGGATGTAGATTTCCAGTTATTTCTTGCATCTTTTGCTTTAATGTAGAATTTGTATGTCCCAACAGCTGCGTAGGCTTTATTGCAATAGTATGTTGTTCCTGTTTTGTTTTGTGTTATTGGAAACCCTATTGTTTTTCCATCTGGTTTTGTTATGTTTAGGTAAACAGCAGATACTTCTTGTGAATTGTCTGTAACTATAGCTGATATGTATATGTAGCCTCCTGTTTTTACTGAAGATGGTTTTGCTTCTACGCTTGTTATCATAGGGGCAGTAGTGTCTACGATTGGGAGTTCATCTTTGTTGTTTCCATGTATTATGTAGGGTGTATCCCCAAAGCCGTCAATATCATTGTCGCTTCCAGTGTAGTCGTCCCAGTAGTTGCCACCGATATAGGTTTGTTGTAATATGTTTGTTCCCGTGGTTTTTTGTTTATACCAACTGTTATTACGACTTATACTTGTATCATATGCATTGTGTGTATTGTCATAGAATAAGTTGTTGTAAACCAAATTTGATGTGGTGAAAAAATCCATGTACACCCCATATCCTGAATTGGCGTAGATCTTGTTTCCATATATTGTGTCGTCTGTGGAATTATATAGTCTTATTCCATCGTAAGTGTTTCCATTTATGATATTATCTGAGATGGTATTGTTATCATCAGCAAATAGAAATATACCGTGTTTTTTGTTGAACTCAACAATATTCGTTTGGATTTTATTGCTTGAACCTACTATCATGATCCCATAATTAGTGTTGCTAACGATGATGTTATTACTAATCTCGAATGTAAAGCTTGAGTTTTCTATTCTTATCCCACTGTCACCGTTGCTGTAGATTTGATTATTTGATATTTTTTTTGTGTAATCACAATGATCATGTAGGTATATGCCATTTCGGCTATTTCCAGATATATTGTTGTACATGATGGTGTTATCGTTGCTTGTTTGACTTAAGAAAACACCATTATCGCTGTTATCTTGTATAACATTGTTTTCAATTGTGTTACTAGACGAACTATAAAAGAATATACCATTTGAGTTGTTTGTTATATTGTTGTAGGTTATATCATTATTGTTTGATTGTTTTAATTGAATACCATCGCCATCATTGTTTGTTATTATATTGTCATATATTAGATTATTATTACTATTATTGACAAAAATTCCTATTTTTCCGTCTGATATTATGTTATCTGTGATTATTGAATTACCATAGTTTATTTTTACTATAGCATTGCCTTTGTTACTGCCACTGTTTTTGATGGTGAAGTGACTTATGTTTACATATTGTGTATTAATTGTTATTACATCGCCTGAACCACCCCAGTTAATTATCACTATGTCTCTGCTTTCACCAAATACATCCAGTTTTTTGTTTATTGTCAGTTTTTCGTCATATGTACCACGGTATACTATTATTCTATCTCCAGCAGATGCATTATTGATTGCGTCTTGTATTTTATTAAAATGATCAATATGCCAACCTGGTGTAGAGCTGTCGTAGTCATCATCTACATAAAATTTTGGTAAAATGTCAGCCGTACAGTTGTTGGTGCTAATAAGAGAATAAATGCAGTTAATAGATAATAGAGTTATTAATATTATAACTAGAGTTTTTTGTTTCATCCCATCTGCCTGCGTATATACTTGCATATACAAATCTGTTTTGGTATTAAAAATATTCCTATAAAACTAGTGTTGCATAAGAAATGGGATAATGGTAGTGGGCCTGCCCGAATTTGAATCGGGGTCTCTAGCTCCCAAAGCTAAAAGGATCGACCAAGCTACCCCACAGGCCCAATGTTTTTTTGGTAACATACTCAAATATTTAAAAACTTTTATCAAATATCATGTGATAACAACATTCGATGGATTTCAGTATTAAAAAACCTACTCATGTTTTTGCTCTGCTCGTGATGATATTTATTTTTTCTATTTTATATGTTTTACCGGTTTTGTCTTTTTTGGGTTATTTTCCTACTGTGGATACGATGAAACTTACAGAAACTATGATATTATTTAGTTCAACTATTACGGTTTTAATATTTGTTGGTGCCCCGTTTGTGTGGTATATACTTGTAAATAGATATTCTATAAGGGATATGTTTAATCATCTGAAACTTAGATGGGAGGGGATAGATTCTGCTTTTTTATGGGGCATATTAGCAGCTATTATTATGTTTGTCATAGTTTTTGCGATAGGTATGATACTTTATTATGGTACAAAAATTAGCGAAGAGAATCTATCAAATATTAAAGAATTAGCAAGTAACCTATCTGTTGCTTCTATGTTTTTTGTGATTATTTTTCAATCAATTAGTGAAGAAATATTTTTTAGGGGTTTTTTATTTGAAAAAATCGGTTTGGTTGCTGGCGATATGATAGCTATTTTTATTACAGCTGTGTTATTTGGATTAGCTCATATATCATATGGTAAAATTTATCCTGTTGTTATGCCTGTGATTATGGGTGTTTTTTTAGGTTTTATCGTTGTTAAAACAAAGAATCTTTATTCTGCAATAACTGCGCATATGATTTTTAACCTATCTACTTTCATTTTGTATTTGTTTGCTCAATCTTTATCCTAAAAACGTTAATTCTATAAAGGGCATGTATATCTCAACCCATCAAAAGGTGAAATTGTTATGGTAAAAGAGAGAACGTTTGTGATGATTAAGCCTGATGGTGTACAGCGTGGTCTCGTTGGTGAGATTATTAGTCGTTTTGAAAAAAAAGGTATTAAAATTGTTGCTATGAAGCTTGTTTCTGTGAGCAGGGATCTTGCTGAGAAACATTATGGTGTCCATAGGGGTAAACCTTTTTTTGAACCTACTGTTAAATACATCACTTCTTCTCCTGTTGTTGCCATGGTTTTGGAGGGTGATAATGTTATTGAGATGGTTAGGGGTATGATGGGTAAGACCGATCCTTTGAAGGCTGAGATGGGTACTATACGTGGTGATTTTGGTCAGTTTATTGGTCGTAATATTGTTCATGGTTCAGATGGTCCTGAGACTGCTGAGTTTGAGATAAACCTGTGGTTTAAGCCTAAGGAATTAGCAGAGTATAAGCGGATTGATGAGGAGTGGTTAACAGAATAATTTTATGTTTTTGTGACGTAGGTGTCGTTGCATTTATAACACAATTGGTTATATGGTTGATGAGATATGGTTTTTGATAGGAAGACTTTTATTATCCCTGATAAGACAAGGTTTGAGGAGCTTTTTATAGTTACAAATGGTGATGTTGTAATTGGTGATAGGTGTAAGGTTCAGTTTGGTGTTAAGACAGATGGTAGGATTTTTGTTGGTGAACATGCTATAATCGAGGGTGGTTTGGAGGCTGGTGGTGATATCCGGGTTGACATCTTTTCTAGTATAGGTGGGGATGTTATTAGTGGTGGTAATGTTTTTATTGGTGAGAAGACTAGGATAAATGGTAAGCTTTCTTTGAAGGGTGATCTTGATGTTGGTGATAATGTTGAGATTGAGAAGGGTTTTGAGGCGAAGGGTTGGATAAATATTCGTAACCCGATACCAATTGTTATATATATTTTTATATATCTTTTGCAGCTTTTGAAAATGGGTCGTAGTGAGGAAATCGAGAGGATACTAAAAGAGCTTGAAGAAAACGAAGTAAAAACCATACCGATATCAGAGGTGTTTCTTTTTTTACCAAACGACTCGGTTATTGGTACCCAGAAATCTAGTGTAGACAATAACCTGTACATAGGGAAAACATGCAAAATTCTGGGGAACTACAATGTGAAGGGGAATATTTTCATTGGAGATAACTCTGTGGTGTATGGTTCACTTAAATCTGTTGGAGATGTTTATTGTGGTAAAAATGTTGTTGTCCACGGGAACATAGACACAAATGGTGAAATAAAGATTGATGAAAAAACATGTGTCGCAGGAGATGTGTCTGCAGATAAAATATTTCTATCTAAAACCGCATCTGTAAATGGCACCTTGCTAGCTAAAAACGGGGTTTCTTTCACTGCCGATATAGGAGTTGATATTAAGGAAAAGATTGAAAGATACGAAAAGAATGCAGATATTGTAGATGAGATAGATAAGATACTGGAATAGGTTAGAAATTATGGGCATGCAGATAGGTATAGTTGGAAAACCCAATGTAGGGAAATCCACTTTTTTTAACGCTGCTACAGACGCCCATGCAGAGATCGCAAACTATCCTTTTACAACAATAGATGCTAACCATGGTGTGATGTATGTACGTAGACCATGTCCATGCAGAGATTTTAACGTAAAATGTACGCCTCATAACTCCAAATGTATAAATGGGACTAGGTTCGTACCAATTGAGGCTATAGATGTAGCAGGCCTAGTACCAGATGCCCATAAGGGCCGTGGTTTAGGGAACAAGTTTCTTGATGATCTCAGGCAGGCTCATGCTCTTATTCAGATTGTGGATGCCTCTGGTTGCACTGATGAAGAAGGAAACATATGCGCCCCTGGTAAATATGATCCAATACATGATGTAGAGTTTCTTGGAAAAGAGATAACATACTGGTTGATGGGTATTATTAAAAAAAGCTGGGAGGATATAGCTAGACGATGTGAGCTAGAAGGCAAAAAAATAGATAAGATGCTAGCAGAGAAACTAACTGGTTTAATGGTAAAAGAAGAACACATACATAACGCTATTAAAACAACCAGCCTAAATATGGAGAAGCCTTCCACTTGGAGTGATGAGGATTTACTAAAACTCTCAGAGTATATAAGAAAAATCAGTAAACCTATGTTGATAGCATTCAACAAATGTGATATAGCACCTGACAATCTTATGGCGAAAGCAGAAGAACTAAGGAAAGAAGGATATATTGTTGTTCCTACTAGCGCTGAATCTGAGTTGGCATTGAACAATGCAGCAAAAAAAGGTTTTATCGAGTACAGCCCAGGTAGTAGTGATTTCAAGATAATAAAAGAACAGGAGTTAACTGAAAAACAACTAAAAGCACTAGAATATATTAAAACCCATGTTCTTAAAAAATATGGGTCCACAGGTATACAAAAATGTATAGAAGAAGCTGTTAAAATGCTGGATTTAATCGTTGTTTACCCTGTTGAGGACGAGACACATCTATCAGATAAACAAGGGCGTATTCTACCAGATGCACATCTAATGCCACGTGGAAGTACAGCAAAGGACCTAGCATACAAGGTTCATACCGACATAGGGGACCATTTCATCAGAGCAATAGATGCTAGAACACATCGCATTATAGGATCTGATTACAAACTAAAAGACGGTGATGTGATAAGAATAGTGGCCGACGTCTAAATCTTTTTTTTTTTATTGTTTTATCACACCCTTTCTACCACACTTAGGGCACTCAATTTTAATCTCAAAAACTCCTTCCTCTTTCTCAACAGTAAAAATGTTTTTACACTCAGGACATCTAACCGTTAACTTTTTCTTTAAAGGCGGTTGTTCAAAAAACTCCTCAACTTTATTTGCACCAGTACGCCTTTTTTCGATGGAAGATGACAAAGCTTTTTCAAATGGAGATGGAATCTCTTGCTCCTTTTTTTCAGGATACTCTTCTTGCTTTGCAATATCTGGTTCTATTTCTTGTTCAAACGTCTTCTCATATAGCATCTTTGTGTCAGCAGGTTTTTCGTCTGGTAGCAAATCTTTTTTTGTTTGTAACCTTCGCTCAGGTGCGGGGTATAGATCTGAATCAGCATGATCCTCCTGTATATAACCTTCAAATGACTCTTTTTCTGTGGAGACAAATGGTTGCGGTGGTGGAACTGATGTAACTTTTTCTGGAGATGGTTTTTTGACAAAAACTTTTTCTTCTATAAGTGGCTTTGCTGGCACCTTTTTTTCCTCAAAATGTTTTTCCTCAATTTTTTTCTGCTTTCTTAACTCACTAAAATACTTAAAATAAAAATTTGGAACAAATATCAAATATAACACAGACCCAAATAAAGAAATAGCGGATGAAACCAATGGAAGGTATTGATAGTTTAGCAATATACCACTTAAGATAAATGGTGTTCGCGCCCCACTTATCTCACCTGTATCTTTTATTACGATCCAACTAAAAATTACAGATAAAGCACTAAATATTATGTTTGCACAAACCATCAGCATCATAATTTTTGCTACATTCAAATATTTCTTAGAAACAATGAGAAGTGTACCAGTAAGTGAGAGAAGAGAAAATACTATCAAAATCCAGTTGCAGATAACAATAAGGTTCAAATTATATAGTAGAGTATGATTTTTGTTTTTGATTGCATCTATATTATAATATAATACTTCTCCAGCGATATCTTCTGCAAAACAAGGTAAAATCGAAATTAAAGTTAAGCTAACTATACTAGATATCAAAATTAGGCTTGTGATTTTTCTGATTCTTGCAACAAATATTTCTGTCATCTTCTATTCACCATATCTAGGGGTTATTGTGTCTGTGACATTGGTTTTTAGCAGTTTTTGCATTTCTTTAAAATCCATTCCGATGACTGTGAACATTATTCTAATAACTATAAACCCTAGAGTGATTAAAGCGAAAGCTGCGGGAAAAGTGACTGTTAGTATTTTAGCTGTAATAAAATGGATGTTGTAATATAATAGAATCTGTGCTCCTATGAATTTTGCTGCAGATAAAACAATAAACATGCATGGAACAATGACAATTGCGGCTATAACAAAATGGATGGTGATAAATATCTCAGCTGAAAAATTAAATAGTTTATCTATTGCCCAAAATATCGTGATAAGTATACCTAGTATAATTAGAGCTATAACGCTGTTTTCTGCTAATTGTGATGCAGAACTGAAATCATCAGTTGATAAACCTAGGTAATATGATTTGGAAAATAAATTTGTGATATCATTGCTTACATTGGTATCAGTGGTTTTTTCACTTCCGTTATATAAAATAAAATCTCTGTTTATAGATAA encodes:
- a CDS encoding NosD domain-containing protein; translated protein: MKQKTLVIILITLLSINCIYSLISTNNCTADILPKFYVDDDYDSSTPGWHIDHFNKIQDAINNASAGDRIIVYRGTYDEKLTINKKLDVFGESRDIVIINWGGSGDVITINTQYVNISHFTIKNSGSNKGNAIVKINYGNSIITDNIISDGKIGIFVNNSNNNLIYDNIITNNDGDGIQLKQSNNNDITYNNITNNSNGIFFYSSSSNTIENNVIQDNSDNGVFLSQTSNDNTIMYNNISGNSRNGIYLHDHCDYTKKISNNQIYSNGDSGIRIENSSFTFEISNNIIVSNTNYGIMIVGSSNKIQTNIVEFNKKHGIFLFADDNNTISDNIINGNTYDGIRLYNSTDDTIYGNKIYANSGYGVYMDFFTTSNLVYNNLFYDNTHNAYDTSISRNNSWYKQKTTGTNILQQTYIGGNYWDDYTGSDNDIDGFGDTPYIIHGNNKDELPIVDTTAPMITSVEAKPSSVKTGGYIYISAIVTDNSQEVSAVYLNITKPDGKTIGFPITQNKTGTTYYCNKAYAAVGTYKFYIKAKDARNNWKSTSTSQEYFEIIEGTPPTVTDKSPTTGSPGNKYTFNASVKDDSDDPSNLTVKVCWNHGTLGGTQVLKNTNGNYFVLDVTLDKTLSKMSYYFIANDTSGNIVQTARKNVTMIDKEPPEISINKYGQSFAALPNSYTYEATITDNHEVSKVTIEYWYEGSEHVTVDMDKEDENNYKKIIIPPGAPSQLYCVIYATDVSGNKNDTKRPFADANGPYHGVVASEITFNGTGSFDLDGSIVSYSWSFGDGTTGTGVSPKHTYSTNGNYTVTLTVTDNEGKTGSDTTYVNISEFIQTKTTPEILEYLNNKYSINLTELFYSFDSDGDGVQDGFYDPNDVLKSTHTGRINISGDICFLISINDTIIPEFIWNITENKIVLVSHVSCSIIDVIEDKDEDSATVKVKAQKTNGWIFFDVEDKFPKATQLVVKKNDVLINSDRFWRKNNKVCVLDDPETEYQLIYNDITPPTPGLDHAVFIPPSGSRISKDNPNITISYASPVEIVYVDFYNINSLEGITTGDGNLILFTDDNKTFSFTPPGTLESGNYRLDVLVKDQNNNRVGDTAYYTFVSYIVSEEGIKFSWLWIALFGGVAIAFAVLLFFAFKYKLFKVESFIYVRNKKILPFFKPVIFGPFTLDIDDKRVSKAEFYVNGKLKDTVTKEPFTMKWDEKAFMKQTIEAKVYDEYGNSSTTGEMTFFVFNLPKFFK
- a CDS encoding type II CAAX endopeptidase family protein — encoded protein: MDFSIKKPTHVFALLVMIFIFSILYVLPVLSFLGYFPTVDTMKLTETMILFSSTITVLIFVGAPFVWYILVNRYSIRDMFNHLKLRWEGIDSAFLWGILAAIIMFVIVFAIGMILYYGTKISEENLSNIKELASNLSVASMFFVIIFQSISEEIFFRGFLFEKIGLVAGDMIAIFITAVLFGLAHISYGKIYPVVMPVIMGVFLGFIVVKTKNLYSAITAHMIFNLSTFILYLFAQSLS
- the ndk gene encoding nucleoside-diphosphate kinase, which gives rise to MVKERTFVMIKPDGVQRGLVGEIISRFEKKGIKIVAMKLVSVSRDLAEKHYGVHRGKPFFEPTVKYITSSPVVAMVLEGDNVIEMVRGMMGKTDPLKAEMGTIRGDFGQFIGRNIVHGSDGPETAEFEINLWFKPKELAEYKRIDEEWLTE
- a CDS encoding polymer-forming cytoskeletal protein, with translation MVFDRKTFIIPDKTRFEELFIVTNGDVVIGDRCKVQFGVKTDGRIFVGEHAIIEGGLEAGGDIRVDIFSSIGGDVISGGNVFIGEKTRINGKLSLKGDLDVGDNVEIEKGFEAKGWINIRNPIPIVIYIFIYLLQLLKMGRSEEIERILKELEENEVKTIPISEVFLFLPNDSVIGTQKSSVDNNLYIGKTCKILGNYNVKGNIFIGDNSVVYGSLKSVGDVYCGKNVVVHGNIDTNGEIKIDEKTCVAGDVSADKIFLSKTASVNGTLLAKNGVSFTADIGVDIKEKIERYEKNADIVDEIDKILE
- a CDS encoding redox-regulated ATPase YchF codes for the protein MGMQIGIVGKPNVGKSTFFNAATDAHAEIANYPFTTIDANHGVMYVRRPCPCRDFNVKCTPHNSKCINGTRFVPIEAIDVAGLVPDAHKGRGLGNKFLDDLRQAHALIQIVDASGCTDEEGNICAPGKYDPIHDVEFLGKEITYWLMGIIKKSWEDIARRCELEGKKIDKMLAEKLTGLMVKEEHIHNAIKTTSLNMEKPSTWSDEDLLKLSEYIRKISKPMLIAFNKCDIAPDNLMAKAEELRKEGYIVVPTSAESELALNNAAKKGFIEYSPGSSDFKIIKEQELTEKQLKALEYIKTHVLKKYGSTGIQKCIEEAVKMLDLIVVYPVEDETHLSDKQGRILPDAHLMPRGSTAKDLAYKVHTDIGDHFIRAIDARTHRIIGSDYKLKDGDVIRIVADV